The genomic region TTTGCTGACCCTAAACTAAAACCGACGATACAGTGAACTGAGAAATAGCCCAGCCCTCGACTGCAAGAATACTCCCAATGTGAAAGgcgggggaaagggaaaggataAAAAAGTAAGGATAGATGGTGACGTTGACACGGTCTAAGAGATGATACCTATTTTAAGAGAATAAGAGatgttttcacattttttttaacctttttaTCACCACAGTGTATCAGTGTTTTTGCATACTTTTCTCGTTACTGCTCCGTGCACGGTATTCGTTATTTTGAACGCATATTATTGTTTGTTCAGTTGGCGCTGGCGTTGTTACCGTAAACGTTCTCGTCCGAGTAGGCAATGTAGAGGAAGTAGTCCTCCTCATGATGCTCGTGGTACAGCGAGCCCATCGTGGCCGACGTTGGCGGAATCACGTTGTTCACGAAGAAAAACAGTGCGTCTTCCGGGCGTAGATGAATCCGCTTGCGAATCAGGAAGTAGAACTGGCCTACGGTCAAATCGGATGGGACCAGATACTTTTTCTTATCCAAATCGTCAATCCGTGCCTTCGGTGCCTTTTCCACGATAACCTACAACAAAGGAAGGGGCGGAGAAAGAAAATCTTTTAGATAAGGTAATGGAAAGCGTAAAAACTCCACGGCAAGGTGAATTGTTTTGTATCGCACAAATTAAAAGCGCACGTTCAGCGCCTTTTCGAACTAATCTTTAGCTTATCGCAAGCCATCAGAAAACACCACAAACGAGAAGAAAAGTGAGACGGCATTTACCCCGAATGTGACCCCATTTTTCGAATGCACCGACAAACGGAACCTGCCTCTGTTATGGTGCTCTAGTCTCTAGTCATACGTTTTTGTTTACTGGACAAA from Anopheles coustani chromosome 3, idAnoCousDA_361_x.2, whole genome shotgun sequence harbors:
- the LOC131271990 gene encoding gamma-aminobutyric acid receptor-associated protein yields the protein MKFQYKEEHPFEKRKAEGDKIRRKYPDRVPVIVEKAPKARIDDLDKKKYLVPSDLTVGQFYFLIRKRIHLRPEDALFFFVNNVIPPTSATMGSLYHEHHEEDYFLYIAYSDENVYGNNASAN